Proteins found in one Methylophilaceae bacterium genomic segment:
- a CDS encoding type B 50S ribosomal protein L31 — translation MKDGIHPEYREVVFQDIGADFSFITRSTIAAKDTIKWEDGKEYPLVKIEVSSKSHPFYTGKQVILDTAGRVDKFRKKYGM, via the coding sequence ATGAAAGATGGTATCCACCCAGAATACAGAGAAGTCGTGTTCCAAGATATTGGTGCAGATTTTAGTTTTATCACACGCTCAACCATTGCTGCCAAAGATACAATCAAGTGGGAAGATGGTAAAGAGTATCCTTTAGTTAAGATTGAAGTATCATCAAAATCTCACCCGTTTTACACTGGTAAACAAGTGATTTTAGATACTGCTGGTCGTGTTGATAAGTTTCGTAAAAAGTACGGCATGTAG
- the rho gene encoding transcription termination factor Rho, producing the protein MHLSDLKHLPVTELVDMAIAEGVDNASRMRKQDVIFAILKNKAKNGDNIFGDGTLEVLQDGFGFLRSPDTSYLAGPGDIYVSPSQIRRFNLHTGDSVQGEIRTPKDGERYFALVKVDMVNDEKPENTKHKILFENLTPLFPTEPLTLERDIKAEENITSRVIDMIAPIGKGQRALLVASPKSGKTVMMQNIAHAITANHPDVTLIVLLIDERPEEVTEMTRSVKGEVVASTFDEPAARHLQVAEMVLEKAKRLVEHKKDVVILLDSITRLARAYNTVIPSSGKVLTGGVDANALHKPKRFFGAARNIEEGGSLTIIATALVDTGSRMDDVIYEEFKGTGNMEIHLDRRMAEKRIYPAINVNKSSTRREELLIEKDVLQKIWVLRKLLYPMDDLEAMEFLLDKIKQTKNNADFFDSMRRS; encoded by the coding sequence ATGCACCTATCTGACCTTAAACATTTACCCGTTACCGAACTAGTAGACATGGCAATTGCCGAAGGCGTCGACAACGCCAGCCGTATGCGAAAGCAAGATGTTATTTTTGCTATTCTCAAAAATAAAGCTAAAAATGGTGACAATATATTTGGCGATGGCACATTAGAAGTACTACAAGATGGATTTGGTTTTTTGCGCTCACCAGATACCTCCTATCTAGCAGGCCCTGGAGATATTTACGTTTCGCCTTCACAAATTAGACGCTTTAATCTACATACGGGTGATAGCGTGCAAGGTGAGATTCGCACGCCAAAAGATGGTGAACGCTATTTCGCATTGGTTAAAGTGGATATGGTGAATGATGAAAAACCAGAAAACACTAAACACAAAATTTTATTTGAAAACTTAACGCCGCTTTTTCCAACCGAACCGCTAACATTAGAGCGCGATATTAAAGCAGAAGAAAACATTACCAGCCGCGTCATTGATATGATTGCACCAATCGGTAAAGGACAGCGCGCCTTGTTGGTCGCCAGTCCCAAAAGCGGCAAAACGGTAATGATGCAAAATATTGCGCACGCCATTACTGCTAATCACCCAGATGTAACTTTAATTGTATTATTGATTGATGAGCGCCCAGAAGAAGTAACTGAGATGACTCGGTCGGTAAAAGGTGAAGTGGTTGCTTCTACTTTTGATGAGCCTGCAGCACGACACTTACAAGTGGCAGAAATGGTGTTAGAAAAAGCAAAACGTTTGGTCGAGCACAAAAAAGATGTTGTCATTTTGCTAGACTCCATTACCCGCTTAGCGCGTGCTTATAACACGGTCATTCCATCCTCAGGCAAAGTATTAACAGGTGGTGTTGATGCTAATGCGTTACATAAACCTAAACGTTTCTTTGGTGCGGCACGTAACATTGAAGAAGGCGGCTCACTGACCATTATCGCAACAGCATTAGTTGATACTGGCTCGCGTATGGATGATGTGATTTACGAAGAGTTTAAAGGTACTGGCAATATGGAGATTCACTTGGATCGCCGTATGGCTGAAAAACGTATTTACCCAGCGATTAATGTCAATAAATCAAGTACACGTCGTGAAGAATTGCTGATCGAAAAAGATGTGTTACAGAAAATTTGGGTTCTACGTAAACTGCTTTATCCAATGGATGATTTAGAAGCGATGGAGTTCTTGCTAGATAAAATCAAACAAACGAAAAATAATGCAGATTTTTTTGATAGCATGAGACGCAGCTAA
- the trxA gene encoding thioredoxin TrxA yields MSEKIIHLSDTSFEQQVLQSQLPVLVDYWAEWCGPCKMIAPILEDISEEYGERLVIAKLNIDDNPQTPPKYGIRGIPTLMLFKNGNVEATKVGALSKSQLMAFIDSNI; encoded by the coding sequence ATGAGCGAAAAAATCATTCATCTTAGCGATACTAGTTTTGAACAACAAGTACTGCAATCACAACTACCCGTTTTAGTCGACTACTGGGCAGAATGGTGCGGTCCATGTAAAATGATTGCCCCCATTTTGGAAGACATCTCAGAAGAGTATGGCGAGCGATTAGTCATCGCAAAATTAAATATCGATGACAATCCACAAACCCCACCCAAATATGGCATTCGAGGCATTCCAACATTAATGTTGTTTAAAAATGGTAACGTAGAAGCCACTAAAGTAGGCGCCTTGTCAAAATCTCAATTAATGGCATTTATTGACAGCAACATTTAA
- a CDS encoding TlpA family protein disulfide reductase yields the protein MRLIRKLIVAWLLFAATVVNADPPSNFVLNDLSGTQHSLAQYKGKWLIVNYWATWCPPCLEEIPELVALYDERSADDVMVIGVVFDYENVAEVKRYIDDMLIAYPVVLGDKAIVKQIGSAAVLPTTYIFNPQGAMIRAKRGIVSRHYLETIMLDSIM from the coding sequence TTGAGATTAATAAGAAAGCTGATTGTAGCTTGGCTGCTGTTTGCTGCGACAGTTGTTAATGCCGATCCTCCAAGTAACTTTGTGTTGAATGACCTGTCGGGAACGCAGCACAGTCTTGCACAATATAAAGGTAAGTGGCTCATCGTCAATTATTGGGCAACATGGTGTCCGCCCTGCTTAGAGGAAATTCCAGAGTTGGTTGCTTTATATGATGAACGTAGTGCTGATGATGTAATGGTGATTGGTGTTGTGTTTGATTATGAAAATGTAGCAGAAGTGAAGCGTTACATTGATGATATGTTGATCGCTTACCCAGTTGTGTTAGGAGATAAAGCGATAGTCAAACAAATTGGTAGTGCAGCTGTATTACCAACGACCTACATCTTTAATCCCCAAGGAGCAATGATCAGAGCCAAGCGAGGCATAGTTTCTAGACATTATCTAGAAACTATCATGCTAGACAGCATCATGTGA
- a CDS encoding DUF3579 domain-containing protein, which produces MANNPEEIIIQSLTRAGKPFRPSDWVDRICSSYATFGDDRKLRYSPYLKPEMIDGIRCLAVDLELRNANPDGFAELMQFAEENQLNILNSEGESISPPKTLTPESDA; this is translated from the coding sequence ATGGCAAACAATCCTGAAGAAATCATTATTCAAAGTCTCACCCGTGCTGGCAAACCTTTCCGCCCTAGCGATTGGGTAGACCGCATTTGTAGCAGCTACGCCACATTTGGCGATGATCGCAAGTTACGCTACTCACCTTATCTAAAACCTGAAATGATTGACGGCATTCGTTGCTTGGCGGTCGATTTGGAATTGCGCAACGCCAATCCAGATGGGTTTGCAGAGTTAATGCAGTTCGCTGAGGAAAATCAGCTCAACATTCTTAATAGTGAAGGTGAGTCAATCAGCCCGCCTAAAACACTAACACCAGAATCTGACGCTTAG
- a CDS encoding BON domain-containing protein, translating to MTSILKSFIYPFLLLAMTSQLTGCFTAAVGGAAIGVAIATDKRTSGIYIEDENIEIKASQQIRKTLGEEAHINVTSYNLNVLLTGEAPNETAKAEAESITRAVEHVKHITNEIVVGPKSRIRDRANDSYITSKVKAKFLAEKNFSANDVKIVTEASVVYLIGIVGPREAELATEIARTTDGVTKVVKVFEYQN from the coding sequence ATGACCTCTATTTTAAAATCTTTTATTTATCCATTTCTACTGCTTGCGATGACCTCTCAACTGACTGGTTGCTTTACTGCAGCAGTTGGTGGCGCTGCCATAGGTGTTGCGATAGCAACCGACAAACGAACATCCGGTATTTATATTGAAGATGAAAATATTGAAATTAAGGCCTCTCAACAAATCCGTAAAACCTTAGGCGAAGAAGCGCATATTAACGTGACGAGCTACAACTTGAATGTGCTGTTAACAGGTGAGGCGCCTAACGAGACAGCGAAAGCTGAAGCAGAAAGCATTACTAGAGCAGTTGAACATGTAAAGCACATCACAAATGAAATTGTTGTGGGTCCAAAAAGCCGTATTAGAGACCGCGCCAACGACAGTTACATTACTTCCAAAGTGAAAGCAAAGTTTCTTGCAGAAAAGAATTTTTCTGCAAATGACGTTAAAATAGTGACCGAAGCAAGCGTTGTGTATTTGATTGGCATTGTGGGCCCCCGCGAAGCGGAGTTAGCCACGGAAATTGCTCGCACAACCGATGGCGTAACCAAAGTAGTCAAAGTATTTGAGTATCAGAATTAA
- a CDS encoding YraN family protein, giving the protein MKINKNNAGLEAEKIAATFLVTQGLILIVENYHCRFGEIDLIMQEAKTLVFIEVRLPSNNQFGGAAASITRQKQQKLIATAHHFLQTQPSCECRFDVILMDTLNPNRIQWLRNAFDA; this is encoded by the coding sequence ATGAAAATAAATAAAAACAATGCAGGCCTTGAAGCGGAAAAAATAGCCGCAACTTTTTTAGTCACTCAAGGCCTTATTTTGATAGTAGAAAATTATCATTGTCGATTTGGCGAAATCGATTTAATTATGCAAGAAGCCAAAACACTAGTCTTTATTGAAGTAAGACTGCCATCCAACAATCAGTTTGGTGGCGCAGCAGCCAGTATTACGCGACAAAAACAACAAAAATTGATTGCTACAGCACACCACTTTTTACAAACTCAACCGAGTTGCGAATGCCGTTTTGATGTAATTTTGATGGACACACTCAACCCCAATCGTATCCAATGGCTACGTAATGCATTTGACGCATAA
- the rsmI gene encoding 16S rRNA (cytidine(1402)-2'-O)-methyltransferase has product MTQAIPKQAILYVVATPIGNLADITLRALDILKQVDAIAAEDTRHTAGLLNHFGITKSLIAVHEHNEYQSAQLLLARIKAGESIALVTDAGTPGISDPGAIVVDVLRNAGVDVVPIPGASAVIAALSASGITDNGFSFIGFLPASGSQRRKKLTMLCALQHTLVFYEAPHRIVESIEDMANILGPERRVTIARELTKTFETFHRCLLSDAKAWLEHDVNQQRGEFVLLIEAAPLKAEAAINENAERHLKTLLAELPLKQAVKLAAEITGVKKNDLYQHALALKKTE; this is encoded by the coding sequence ATGACGCAAGCGATACCAAAACAAGCCATATTATATGTGGTTGCAACCCCAATTGGAAACTTAGCCGATATTACATTGCGTGCTTTAGATATTTTAAAGCAGGTTGATGCAATTGCGGCTGAAGATACGCGCCATACGGCTGGGTTGCTTAACCATTTTGGCATTACAAAAAGCCTGATTGCCGTACATGAGCATAATGAATATCAATCAGCACAGCTTTTGCTAGCACGCATAAAAGCGGGTGAAAGTATTGCATTAGTCACAGATGCAGGCACGCCTGGTATTAGTGATCCTGGTGCGATTGTTGTGGACGTGCTACGCAACGCGGGTGTAGATGTGGTGCCTATTCCAGGCGCAAGTGCTGTTATTGCTGCGCTATCAGCGTCTGGCATTACGGATAATGGCTTTAGTTTTATTGGTTTTTTGCCGGCGAGTGGCTCTCAGCGCAGAAAAAAATTAACCATGCTCTGCGCATTACAGCATACGCTCGTCTTTTATGAGGCGCCGCATCGGATTGTTGAGAGTATAGAGGATATGGCTAATATTTTAGGACCAGAGCGTCGTGTGACGATCGCGCGTGAGCTGACCAAAACATTTGAAACTTTTCATCGCTGTCTGTTAAGTGATGCCAAGGCTTGGCTAGAACATGATGTTAATCAGCAACGCGGTGAATTTGTGTTGCTGATTGAGGCTGCGCCACTTAAAGCAGAAGCTGCAATTAATGAAAATGCTGAGCGTCACCTTAAAACGCTACTGGCGGAACTACCTTTGAAGCAGGCTGTGAAACTTGCGGCTGAGATTACAGGAGTCAAAAAAAATGATTTGTACCAACACGCGTTAGCGTTAAAAAAGACAGAGTGA
- the pyrC gene encoding dihydroorotase: MTKSITITRPDDWHLHLRDGEQLKAVVADTAKQFARAIVMPNLRPPVTTTDLAIAYRQRIMQALPAGVDFKPLMTLYLTDNTTAQEIKKAKDSGIIHGIKLYPAGATTNSDSGVTSLDKCAPALAAMEALGMPLLTHGEVTDADVDVFDREKVFIDQHMKQLIARYPALKIVFEHITTKDAAEFVATAPDNVAATITVHHLMMNRNAMFKGGIRPHHYCLPVLKREEHRQALVKAAISGSPKFFLGTDSAPHEKNAKESACGCAGMYTAHAAIGLYAEVFEASYALDRLEGFASFYGPDFYGLPRNTEQVTLVKESWQVPECYPYAGDMLVPFRAGEMVEWKMK; this comes from the coding sequence ATGACAAAATCAATCACCATAACACGGCCAGATGACTGGCATTTACATTTACGAGACGGTGAGCAGCTTAAGGCTGTTGTCGCAGATACCGCAAAGCAGTTTGCTCGAGCCATTGTGATGCCTAACTTACGCCCTCCAGTAACAACGACGGATCTTGCTATAGCTTATCGTCAGCGCATTATGCAAGCATTGCCCGCGGGTGTAGATTTCAAGCCGCTAATGACTTTGTATTTAACAGATAATACGACTGCCCAAGAAATTAAAAAAGCCAAAGATAGCGGCATTATTCATGGTATTAAACTCTATCCTGCTGGCGCAACTACCAATTCAGATTCTGGTGTAACCAGTTTGGATAAATGTGCGCCCGCGTTGGCGGCAATGGAAGCGCTTGGTATGCCACTGCTGACGCATGGAGAAGTTACCGATGCTGATGTCGACGTGTTTGATCGAGAAAAAGTTTTTATTGATCAGCACATGAAGCAATTAATAGCTCGATATCCAGCATTAAAAATCGTTTTCGAGCATATTACTACCAAGGATGCAGCAGAGTTTGTTGCTACTGCCCCAGATAATGTTGCTGCCACGATTACTGTGCATCATCTAATGATGAACCGCAACGCCATGTTCAAAGGCGGCATTCGACCACATCATTATTGTTTGCCAGTATTAAAACGTGAAGAGCATAGGCAGGCCTTAGTGAAAGCGGCGATTTCTGGTAGTCCCAAATTCTTTTTAGGCACTGATAGTGCGCCACATGAAAAAAATGCCAAAGAAAGTGCTTGTGGATGTGCTGGCATGTATACCGCACATGCGGCAATAGGACTTTATGCAGAAGTATTTGAAGCATCATACGCGCTTGATCGGCTGGAAGGATTCGCAAGTTTTTATGGTCCCGACTTTTATGGCCTGCCACGAAATACTGAGCAAGTGACGCTAGTAAAAGAAAGTTGGCAAGTGCCTGAGTGCTATCCTTATGCAGGTGATATGCTTGTGCCGTTTAGGGCCGGCGAAATGGTTGAGTGGAAAATGAAATAA
- the mraZ gene encoding division/cell wall cluster transcriptional repressor MraZ, with product MFKGATNLNMDAKGRLVIPTKHREALLAQSAGEIVLTAHSHPCLLLYPTSAWEPIQSKIMSLSSFDKKSAALQRRLVGYAEDVSLDSAGRLLVSPALRELAGLEKEVMLIGQGSHFELWSKEAWFRQSKEAVNEDGDFEMPSELEGFSL from the coding sequence GTGTTTAAGGGTGCAACAAATCTCAATATGGATGCAAAAGGGCGTTTAGTCATTCCAACTAAACACCGAGAGGCGTTACTCGCGCAATCTGCGGGCGAGATTGTGCTCACTGCGCATTCGCATCCATGTTTGTTGCTTTACCCAACATCCGCTTGGGAGCCTATTCAATCAAAAATCATGAGCTTGTCTAGTTTTGATAAAAAGTCGGCTGCTTTGCAACGCCGTTTGGTTGGTTACGCGGAAGATGTCAGCTTGGATAGTGCAGGTCGACTATTGGTTTCTCCAGCCTTGCGCGAATTAGCAGGGCTCGAAAAGGAAGTGATGTTGATTGGTCAAGGAAGTCACTTTGAGCTGTGGAGTAAGGAAGCTTGGTTTAGGCAGAGTAAGGAAGCGGTCAATGAGGACGGTGACTTTGAAATGCCATCGGAACTAGAGGGTTTCTCACTATGA